One stretch of Planococcus sp. PAMC 21323 DNA includes these proteins:
- a CDS encoding alpha/beta hydrolase: MTTGKVEDLSIYSKELQEDMQLLVYLPSNFSPLYKYTLVIASDGKDYFQLGRIPRVVDELLENREIENIIVVGVPYKSVEDRNKKYEPTGEQHSAYLRFLAHELVPFLDEKYPTYQVGMGRALIGDSLAATASLMAALKYPNIFGRVILQSPKVGEDMLTAVEAFKSANSFTVYHVIGKEETAVKLGSGETADFLEPNRQLNNLMKNKGFSVFYEEFEGDHTWKHWQPDLRRALIQNFGM, from the coding sequence ATGACTACTGGCAAGGTAGAAGATTTATCCATCTATAGCAAGGAACTTCAAGAAGATATGCAATTGCTCGTCTATCTTCCATCGAATTTTTCACCCTTGTATAAATACACGCTCGTCATTGCATCTGATGGCAAAGACTATTTTCAATTAGGACGAATTCCTCGAGTAGTTGACGAGTTATTAGAAAATCGAGAAATCGAAAACATCATCGTTGTCGGTGTTCCATACAAAAGTGTAGAAGACCGAAATAAAAAATACGAGCCTACTGGTGAACAACACAGCGCTTATCTACGGTTTCTAGCACATGAACTGGTGCCTTTCCTTGACGAAAAGTATCCGACTTATCAAGTAGGTATGGGACGTGCGTTAATCGGAGATTCCTTAGCGGCAACGGCATCATTAATGGCTGCTTTAAAATACCCAAACATTTTCGGTCGTGTGATTCTTCAATCACCAAAAGTTGGCGAAGACATGCTGACCGCAGTAGAAGCTTTTAAATCCGCCAATTCTTTTACGGTTTATCACGTTATCGGAAAAGAAGAAACAGCTGTAAAACTAGGGTCTGGCGAGACCGCAGATTTTCTCGAACCAAATCGCCAATTAAATAATTTAATGAAAAATAAAGGGTTTTCGGTCTTTTATGAAGAATTTGAAGGAGACCACACTTGGAAGCATTGGCAGCCCGATTTGAGACGTGCACTTATTCAGAACTTTGGCATGTAG
- a CDS encoding YjcG family protein, whose amino-acid sequence MKYGVAAFPSKKLQDIANSYRKRYDPHYELITPHMTLKEPFEVDASDVKDMAAEMQNIAKRHKPFKLHATRVSTFSPVTTTLYFKVEPNEDIVSLHEDLHSDFFGGMPKHSFVPHITIGQKLSDTEHADVYGQLKMAGIDHEEVIDRMHLLYQLEDGSWTVYETFRLTGDDQ is encoded by the coding sequence ATGAAATATGGAGTAGCAGCATTTCCATCAAAAAAATTACAAGACATCGCAAACTCGTACCGTAAACGTTATGACCCGCATTATGAATTGATTACCCCTCATATGACATTAAAAGAACCATTTGAGGTGGATGCATCGGACGTTAAGGATATGGCAGCAGAAATGCAAAACATTGCAAAGCGCCACAAGCCTTTTAAATTACATGCGACACGTGTCAGTACATTTTCACCGGTCACTACTACCTTGTACTTTAAGGTAGAACCGAACGAAGATATTGTTTCTTTACACGAAGACTTGCATTCTGACTTTTTCGGCGGGATGCCAAAGCACTCTTTCGTGCCACATATTACAATTGGACAAAAATTGTCTGACACGGAGCACGCAGATGTTTATGGTCAATTGAAAATGGCTGGCATCGATCATGAAGAAGTTATTGACCGGATGCATTTACTTTACCAATTGGAAGATGGTTCATGGACAGTATACGAGACATTCCGTTTAACGGGAGATGATCAGTAA
- a CDS encoding GNAT family N-acetyltransferase — protein sequence MFKVKIAESQLEKEQAFDVRRKVFVEEQRVPIHIEMDEHDDDAIHFVAYQLEQPIAAGRIREVEVGLGKVERVCVLPEYRGQHIGVLIMNGMEDYAQSNGIFRLKLNAQTHALAFYEKLGYEVTSEEFMDADIPHKSMEKAITVE from the coding sequence GTGTTTAAAGTGAAAATAGCTGAAAGCCAGTTGGAAAAAGAACAAGCTTTTGATGTTCGTAGAAAAGTATTCGTAGAAGAGCAGCGTGTTCCTATTCATATTGAAATGGATGAACACGATGACGATGCGATTCACTTTGTTGCTTATCAACTTGAACAACCAATTGCTGCCGGTCGTATTCGCGAAGTAGAGGTCGGTTTAGGCAAAGTAGAACGAGTATGTGTTCTTCCTGAATACCGCGGACAACATATTGGTGTCCTGATAATGAATGGTATGGAAGACTATGCTCAATCTAATGGCATTTTTAGGCTAAAATTAAATGCGCAGACCCATGCTCTTGCCTTTTATGAAAAGCTTGGTTATGAAGTTACATCGGAAGAATTTATGGATGCAGATATTCCCCATAAATCGATGGAAAAAGCCATTACAGTAGAGTAA
- the fabI gene encoding enoyl-ACP reductase FabI, translating to MSISLKGKTFVIMGVANKRSIAWGIARSLDQSGANLIFTYAGERFEKSVRDLVATLDGNHELILPCDVTNDEAVATCFTTIKEQVGTIHGLAHCIAFAKGEELAGDFSDTSRDGFLLAHNISAYSLTNIAKNAKPLMAEGGSIVALTYIGGERVMPNYNVMGVAKASLEMSVRYLAADLGKHNIRVNAISSGPIRTLSSKGVSDFNSILREIEEKAPLRRNTTPEEVGDTAAFLFSDMSRGITGETIHVDSGYHVL from the coding sequence ATGTCAATATCATTAAAAGGAAAGACTTTTGTCATTATGGGAGTAGCAAACAAACGTAGCATTGCTTGGGGAATCGCACGTTCGCTAGATCAATCGGGAGCTAATTTGATTTTTACATACGCAGGTGAACGTTTTGAAAAGTCGGTGCGAGATTTAGTTGCGACATTAGATGGCAACCATGAACTGATTTTGCCGTGTGACGTAACAAACGATGAAGCAGTCGCTACATGCTTTACGACGATTAAAGAACAAGTAGGAACGATTCACGGACTTGCACACTGTATCGCTTTTGCAAAAGGCGAAGAATTAGCAGGCGATTTTTCAGATACATCACGAGACGGCTTTTTGTTGGCGCATAATATTAGTGCATACTCGCTAACAAACATTGCGAAAAATGCAAAACCATTGATGGCAGAAGGCGGCAGTATTGTTGCACTAACTTACATTGGTGGCGAACGTGTAATGCCAAACTACAACGTTATGGGTGTTGCAAAAGCATCTCTTGAAATGTCGGTGCGTTATTTAGCAGCAGACCTTGGCAAGCACAATATTCGTGTGAATGCGATTTCTTCAGGTCCAATTCGCACGTTGTCTTCAAAAGGTGTTAGTGATTTCAACTCGATTTTACGTGAAATTGAAGAAAAAGCGCCATTGCGTCGCAACACAACACCAGAAGAAGTTGGCGATACAGCAGCATTCCTATTTAGTGATATGTCTCGCGGAATCACAGGAGAAACAATTCACGTTGATAGCGGATACCACGTTTTATAA
- the mgtE gene encoding magnesium transporter, giving the protein MMDEKVVRDEELNEALFAEMLIRGDVKDFREEFLSHHPYDQASFYEKADSETRQLLYQYLSPKEMADLFEAIELDDDDYEDLFREMDARYAADLLSYMYTDDAVDVLNELTKEQVASYLTIMDKESAQQIKDLLHYEEYTAGSIMTTEFVAIPKNSTVRSAMNILRNAAPNAETIYYVFVVDDEKKLSGIVTLRDLILAEEDTLISAIMNERVVSVSVSEDQEEVARMIKDYDFLALPVVDFQQHLLGIITVDDIIDVLEEEASDDYSKLAAVSDMDTFDKSSLTAAKKRLPWLILLTFLGMLTANLMGMFEATLDQVALLAVFIPLIAGMAGNSGTQALAVAVRGIATGDIEEESKMKLLLREAGTGLITGVVCGIVVVGLVYFWKGELLIGMLVGTAVMSSIFVATLAGSFIPLLIHRMKIDPAVASGPFITTLNDIISILIYLGLATTFLSRL; this is encoded by the coding sequence ATGATGGACGAAAAAGTAGTACGGGACGAAGAGTTAAACGAAGCTTTATTTGCTGAAATGCTTATACGCGGAGACGTCAAAGATTTCCGTGAAGAATTCCTATCACACCATCCATACGACCAAGCAAGTTTTTATGAAAAGGCTGATTCCGAAACAAGGCAATTGCTGTATCAGTATCTCTCTCCTAAAGAGATGGCAGATTTATTTGAAGCAATTGAATTAGACGATGACGACTACGAAGATTTATTCCGCGAAATGGATGCTCGTTATGCTGCAGATTTACTGTCGTATATGTATACAGATGACGCGGTTGACGTTTTAAACGAATTAACTAAAGAACAAGTTGCAAGCTATTTAACCATTATGGACAAAGAATCAGCTCAGCAAATTAAAGACTTGCTTCATTACGAGGAATATACAGCCGGGTCAATCATGACCACTGAATTTGTTGCGATTCCTAAAAATTCAACAGTTCGTTCGGCGATGAATATTCTTCGTAACGCTGCACCAAATGCTGAAACGATTTATTATGTATTTGTTGTTGATGATGAAAAGAAACTTTCAGGTATTGTTACATTGAGAGATTTAATTCTTGCAGAAGAAGACACATTGATTAGTGCCATCATGAACGAGCGCGTGGTTAGTGTCTCGGTTAGTGAAGACCAAGAAGAAGTTGCTCGTATGATTAAAGATTATGATTTCCTAGCTTTACCGGTTGTTGATTTTCAACAGCATTTGCTAGGGATTATTACAGTCGATGATATCATCGATGTATTAGAAGAAGAAGCTTCAGATGATTACTCGAAGCTCGCAGCCGTATCTGATATGGATACATTTGATAAAAGTTCATTAACAGCTGCTAAAAAACGATTGCCGTGGTTAATTTTGCTGACGTTTTTAGGAATGTTAACGGCTAACTTGATGGGCATGTTTGAAGCAACTTTAGATCAAGTTGCGTTACTTGCTGTGTTTATCCCACTTATTGCGGGTATGGCGGGTAATAGTGGAACGCAAGCTCTAGCTGTAGCAGTTCGAGGAATTGCGACAGGAGATATTGAAGAAGAAAGTAAAATGAAATTATTATTACGTGAAGCGGGTACGGGTCTTATTACGGGAGTAGTTTGTGGAATTGTTGTTGTAGGCTTGGTTTACTTTTGGAAAGGTGAATTGCTTATCGGAATGCTCGTTGGGACAGCTGTGATGAGTTCTATTTTTGTTGCGACATTAGCGGGTTCGTTTATCCCATTATTAATTCACCGGATGAAAATTGACCCTGCTGTTGCTTCAGGACCTTTTATTACAACGTTAAATGATATTATTTCAATTTTAATTTATTTAGGTTTAGCTACGACATTTTTAAGTCGACTTTAG
- the prpE gene encoding bis(5'-nucleosyl)-tetraphosphatase PrpE, with amino-acid sequence MKFDIIGDIHGCYQELLLLIEKLGYQKNGPIFVHPDNRNLAFVGDATDRGPESLNVLRLLFALQDEGILYYSPGNHCNKLYRFFKGHQVQLAHGLEMTVAEWEQLPQVEKQQFKKRYIQFYEQLPHYQQFDNDLIIAHAGLKAEMIGQPLSKGIAVFVLYGDTTGKFHANGRPVRRNWAKSYKGNKWVVYGHTPTPEPYIINNTVNIDTGCVFGGALSAFRFPEKNIVSVSSLQPYQPDRFYIYD; translated from the coding sequence ATGAAATTTGATATTATTGGAGATATTCATGGGTGTTATCAAGAGTTACTGCTACTCATCGAAAAATTAGGTTACCAAAAAAATGGACCGATTTTCGTTCATCCTGATAATAGGAACCTGGCTTTTGTTGGTGATGCAACAGACCGCGGTCCGGAATCATTAAATGTATTGCGCTTATTATTCGCATTACAAGACGAAGGCATTCTCTATTATTCTCCAGGAAATCATTGCAATAAACTTTACCGTTTTTTTAAAGGACATCAGGTTCAATTAGCTCACGGGCTAGAAATGACTGTAGCTGAATGGGAACAATTGCCTCAGGTGGAAAAACAGCAATTCAAAAAGCGCTACATCCAATTTTATGAGCAACTCCCGCATTACCAGCAGTTTGATAATGATTTAATCATTGCTCATGCTGGCCTAAAAGCCGAAATGATTGGACAACCACTGAGTAAAGGCATTGCCGTATTTGTACTATACGGCGATACTACAGGGAAATTCCACGCTAACGGTCGACCTGTCCGGCGCAATTGGGCTAAGTCTTATAAAGGGAACAAATGGGTTGTGTATGGCCATACACCAACTCCAGAGCCTTATATTATTAACAATACGGTTAATATCGATACCGGTTGTGTTTTTGGTGGTGCACTCAGCGCATTTCGTTTTCCCGAAAAAAACATCGTTTCTGTATCTTCTTTGCAACCCTATCAGCCTGATCGCTTTTATATTTACGATTAA
- a CDS encoding RluA family pseudouridine synthase has product MKPFQLTYTAEYPGMLREALGAWGISKRTLASVKYGGGQILVNDQEVTVRHILEKGDAVTVIFPNEEHGKGLLAEDGHLEIVYEDEVLLIVEKPPLQNTIPSREHPFGSLANIVAKHFNDNGIPSTLHIATRLDRDTSGLVCIAKNRHIHHMISQQQQEKKMKRRYEALVHGQIDKPEFTITAPIGRKSNSIIEREVRDDGQFAETHVRVLQNLKAYAHVSLQLNTGRTHQIRVHLAHIGHPLVGDDLYGGKRDLVNRQALHCTELELIHPVSGRPLIFHSALNDDMQSLV; this is encoded by the coding sequence ATGAAGCCTTTTCAATTAACATACACCGCTGAATATCCAGGCATGCTGCGCGAAGCGTTAGGAGCTTGGGGTATTTCAAAACGGACGCTAGCCTCTGTTAAATATGGCGGTGGTCAGATTTTAGTTAATGATCAAGAAGTGACGGTTAGGCATATCCTAGAAAAAGGCGATGCTGTAACCGTTATTTTTCCGAACGAGGAACATGGCAAGGGCTTACTTGCAGAAGATGGGCATTTAGAAATTGTGTACGAGGATGAAGTGTTGCTCATAGTGGAAAAGCCACCGCTACAAAACACCATTCCGTCTCGCGAGCATCCTTTTGGCAGCTTAGCGAATATTGTCGCAAAACATTTTAATGACAATGGAATTCCTTCTACTTTGCATATTGCAACTCGACTTGACCGAGATACTTCGGGACTTGTTTGCATTGCAAAAAACCGCCATATTCATCATATGATTTCTCAACAACAGCAAGAAAAAAAGATGAAACGACGGTATGAAGCACTAGTTCATGGCCAAATCGACAAACCCGAATTTACGATAACGGCTCCGATCGGACGGAAAAGCAACAGCATTATCGAGCGAGAAGTACGTGATGATGGACAGTTTGCAGAAACGCACGTGCGTGTACTTCAGAATCTTAAAGCATACGCGCACGTATCATTGCAATTGAATACGGGCAGGACACATCAGATACGGGTTCATTTAGCTCATATTGGTCATCCTTTAGTTGGTGACGATTTGTACGGCGGCAAACGGGATTTGGTGAATCGTCAAGCTTTACATTGCACAGAACTCGAGTTGATTCATCCGGTTTCAGGAAGACCGCTTATTTTTCATTCAGCATTAAATGATGATATGCAATCTTTAGTTTAA